The sequence AAGGACCCCTATTCACCGAGTCATACCCATACAACGATTTGCAAGGCCATGATCTATTTCTTCACCAAACCCAACACTCTGCTTGGTGGAAAGGAAAACTCCGTGACTTTTGTACAAGCCTCTTTCAAGGTAAAAACTAAAACCCAGTGTTGATTCTTCCCTGCAGTTCATTTTCTGGTTTAGTTTCATGTTTTATTGATTCTTTCTGGCTAGATATTTAatgggtttatttttttttttgtggattttgATGATCAGTTTGGTGTTTGTTAGAATCTAAATTGAAGTGGGTTTGCCTGGATGAATTGTTTAGTTCTTGTGGAGTGGCTCTGTCACTGTTTTGattgaagaaaagagaaaattctTGGTGTATTTTCCAGGAATTTGGGATGTTGAACTGGGATTTATTGCAAATCCCCAGAGGATCATTCTGGGTAGCCTTTCTTCTATTTGCTAAAGCCCTAGAACCTTGAAATTAATGGGTTGAATTGGGAATTTTGTTTGTGCAACTGTAAAGGGCAGGTATGCAAGTTATGGAAGCATCCTCAGaaaaaaagatgatgaaagGAAGGATTTggcatgttgaaaaaaaaaaaaaacaacaccaCACAGAAATGGCCTGCACGTTGACCTAGGAAAGGAAGTAAATAGTATATTGGTAAACAATGAGGAAGAAAAGGACGTTGATGGCTTGGAAGAGAAATAGGTTAAGGTGTTGTTGggtattgaaattaataataataatgaatggaGTTGGTGTAGAgtagtttggaaaaaaaaaatggggatcAGGGTTGATCTTGTATTCTTGTCCTGATTAATGGGGTCCCATCTTCATTGATTTTGATGTTGGTCTATCCTTTTTTTTGTGATCTGCTGAAACATGTATTAAAGCTTGCTGCAAtttctctacatttttttttacctcgtCTTCCGGGATGCTTTCAATTCATTGCTCGGTTTTTATGTTCCAGCAACCAAACTGGTAGCTTTAGGGACAAGCATATTCTGGTTTGGACTTCCCTGTCTCTGAACTGCTTGCTATTCATACCTTGTCTAACTTGTTATTTCGGTTTCTTTTGGTTGAGTTCgaatttttttcatgaattatcGGGGATTTTGTAGAGTAAAGAAACCTTCATTGaaggtaaaaagaaaatttcatttttcaaagaaatcaaaACAAATGGATTCCATTTTCATGAGGTGCACACAAATGGATGAGAGCATGTACATCTCCTTCAGCAATTTACCTCTAGGTTCAATCCCATTAAACTGCTCCTAAAGAGTCTTTCCCTCTTGGGGCCAAAGATTCTGATGAACCCTGAAAAAATGGTAGTCAATAACAGCTCCACACACATGGAAAGATCAGTTGTGAATCATTCTCGAAGTTCTTTCCTCATCTACTCTAGCATCTGTTTTTTCGGGTGCAATTTGGGAGTAATAACCATTTCATGAAACATAATTGGTATTTTACTGTAATTTTAATAAAGTGAATGGCTCCATCCATCAGCATTCTATGTGATAAGCACTGATGCAATATTTACATACATATTTTGATAATATCCATCCCCACCTTAGACTAATCTGCCATTTGGTATTCCTGTGATATAGTATTGGTTTATAATCATTAAGATTCCTTAATTATCTTGCTAGTTCATCTGTGACATGTCCTGTTCTTGAAACCAAACTATTTTCTCTTCATAATTCTTTCGTGTTTGATGGTGGGGAATAGTACTAATTTTTTGAAGTAATGCATTCTTCAGCACACTCTTCTAATGGCTCGATCTGCACTGGACGAGATGTCAGAATCTGGTGCTTTTATGAGAACTGCATCAACATTCCGTAATTTTGTCACCCAAGACCCGAACTCCCCATTCCCAGCAGAATCTGGAAGATACCATCTGTATGTATCATATGCCTGTCCTTGGGCATCCAGGTGCCTTGCCTACTTGAAGATCAAAGGACTTGACAAAGCCATCAGTTTTACGGTAAATTAGTTAATACATTCTTGTAGGTGGATtcaaattgttataaaaaaaataccaccAAATTGAATCGTTGGTTTTCATTTTCTACTCAGTCAGTGAAACCCAAATGGGAAAGAACAAGGGACACAGATGAGCATATGGGGTGGGTGTTTCCTGCTTCTGATACAGAGGAACCTGGAGCTGGACCTGACCCTTTGAATGGAACCAGAAGTATAAGAGAACTTTATGAGCTAGCAAGCACAAACTACTCAGGAAAATACACAGTTCCTGTATGtatttttcatgtcaaccagCCATTTTTTCCGTTTCTCATAGCTCTTTTATGTGCTGAAATCTCTTGAATCATATGATGAGCGTGTGCTTTGTGACAGGTTCTATGGGATAAGAAGCTCAAAACAATTGTGAACAATGAGAGTTCAGAGATAATCCGCATGTTCAATACTGAATTCAATGATATAGCAGAGAATCCATCTTTGGACCTTTATCCTCCCCATTTGCAAGCCCAGATCGACAAGATCAATGACTGGATATACAGTGGGATAAACAATGGTGTCTACAAATGTGGGTTCGCCAAAAAACAGGAGCCTTATGATGAGGTAAGAACTAAGAACATGTACTGTCCTTTCAACAGCCATGCAGCTCAAAGAATGGTCACTCATCCTTCTTGATCTTGCCATTGTCACAGGCTGTGAAAAACTTGTATGAAGCATTGGACAAATGTGAAGAGATACTCAGCAAGCAACGATTCCTTTGTGGGAACACGCTCACTGAATCTGATATTCGATTGTTTGTCACCCTTATCAGATTTGATGAGGTAAAGCTCCAAAAAATCCATACAAAAGTTTCATTTAGtttatttctctctttcaaTCAAACAGTTCAGGATCTTAGAAATCCGAATCTGCTATAATCTCAGGTTTATGCAGTTCATTTCAAATGCAACAAGAAACTTCTCCGCGAGTACCCGAATCTGTTCAATTACACGAAAGAAATTTTCCAGATCCCAGGTATGAGCAGCACTGTACACGTGGAACATATCAAGAAGCATTACTATGGAAGCCACCCTTCTATCAATCCTTTTGGGATCATCCCTCAAGGCCCAGATGTAGACTACTCTGCTCCCCATGACAGAGAGAGGTTTTCTTCATAGATTCAGTCGTTTGGGGCTTGAAGTTGAGTGTTTCTTTGCACTGCTGAGTTGAATGCCTTATAGGCTCTGTTTGTTTCTAGAGAAAATGACACCTTTGTAAAGGATGGTATAGACGATATTGGCACGTGTAGAATGCCACTAAATATgtgagaaaattttctattttaaaaaaaataatgaatagtTTACCTTTCATTTTGGTATACAAAAAAtgattctagaaagtgtttttggaaataaaaaaaaaacaaaacaaacaaattagaCTTGCGAACAAAATTTTGGgaagcatttttaaaaatctgaaaaatcacttgtagtgtttGATAGAGAAACATTTGATGAgcgattctcttaaaaatacttctattaaaaacatttcgaGTAAAAACACTGTAAATGTGCTTTTCATTATAgggtttatttgaaaactattattacATGGAAATTGGAAGTATTTTCATATCGATGAAGTGTGGAGATTTAGTTTGaattatagaaattattttaaaatttctaaattatgcataagcaaaaaattatttttcatatttaaattcttaaacatttttttatgtaaaattatttaaaaaaattatgctcatgttataactgaagtaatgaatgacatcataatattcattaatgagaatattaatggaagctaTTTGAAAAGCATAGTAAAAGAGTTTCTCAttctttgtaataaaatttctttttttctctcattatctctttctttcattctctcaaccctcttctttgattccttcctctcattatatatatatttttaaagtaatatatattttatctcttcTTTGAGTTGCGTTGCATTTATCCTCATTTtaaaacacttaatttttttatcataaaaataactattttttttaaatataatgtacatacttgaaataattaagggtatttatatcaaaaattggTTActctttaaacaaaaatatagaaGGGGTTAAATACACAaatatttcatcccttttaacaaattaattcaagaaagtttgtatttttttttttttaaaaaggtttataagaaaaaaaaaaaaagtaaattgttttcacACTTGGTGAAGGGATGTAGTTTCCACAAACTTTTCTACTCTGTCTATGTAAAATCGAACCTTTTctccatattattttttctaaatttttatacctttttactatgataaatataagaaaataattcttttaatatatattttttttcttttgataaataCTTTATGAAACCAAACAGTATATAACATAGTTTGGACTATGGCATTATTCATTTAGGTTCTCTTTGGCTCCggaaagtttgaagaaaaacatgaggaaaagaaagaaaatagataggaaaagtagaagaaaaagaaaaacaaagaaaaataagaaataaatttgaagttaataaattatttttatatattgtttcaaattttttttacatatttagttatttttgtgtgaagattaaataatttaaaaatatgtaaattttcttaataattttaattattttttactttcttttatatttttcataataaaaccaaatataaaaaaataattttttttaacatttcttttttctttctcttatattttcctAGAACCAAATAGCCTTAGTAATTTAGGTTGTGTTGGACACGTTGTATTGATATCAATAAAAGAACTTGACctaattaatttatgatttatttaataaaatttataactaaattgtatatattttgaaaattataaaaattagtaatattttaaaatataaaataataaattttatataaaataaatgaataaaaaagcATGGAAATACCTTGGCATTTTAgaatttattgtaattttaaaaaaaaaaatttaagtattattaaaattctttaaataaGGTCCCACTAAGTACTATACCAATATttatccaatatatatatattatataaagcaactaaattcatttattaaagaaaagCTCCCATTACAACTCACTTCATTTCATTTGCTTGtaatttggtttcattattttatattttgatatcatttatttatactttgaaTTCATATATTTGTATCATCATTCAATgacttaaattttattgtatACTTTCAACGATCAAGATTACAAATTCGATAATTAATGAATTAGTACCTATCATACTTtactttattcatttgttcttcAATCCAATTCTTTTTGTACTTTGATCTCATTTGTTCGGTTTCATCTTGTCCTTTCACTCAACAACATATATTTCATCCATAGAT is a genomic window of Vitis riparia cultivar Riparia Gloire de Montpellier isolate 1030 chromosome 1, EGFV_Vit.rip_1.0, whole genome shotgun sequence containing:
- the LOC117925272 gene encoding glutathionyl-hydroquinone reductase YqjG-like isoform X1; its protein translation is MIYFFTKPNTLLGGKENSVTFVQASFKHTLLMARSALDEMSESGAFMRTASTFRNFVTQDPNSPFPAESGRYHLYVSYACPWASRCLAYLKIKGLDKAISFTSVKPKWERTRDTDEHMGWVFPASDTEEPGAGPDPLNGTRSIRELYELASTNYSGKYTVPVLWDKKLKTIVNNESSEIIRMFNTEFNDIAENPSLDLYPPHLQAQIDKINDWIYSGINNGVYKCGFAKKQEPYDEAVKNLYEALDKCEEILSKQRFLCGNTLTESDIRLFVTLIRFDEVYAVHFKCNKKLLREYPNLFNYTKEIFQIPGMSSTVHVEHIKKHYYGSHPSINPFGIIPQGPDVDYSAPHDRERFSS
- the LOC117925272 gene encoding glutathionyl-hydroquinone reductase YqjG-like isoform X2 produces the protein MARSALDEMSESGAFMRTASTFRNFVTQDPNSPFPAESGRYHLYVSYACPWASRCLAYLKIKGLDKAISFTSVKPKWERTRDTDEHMGWVFPASDTEEPGAGPDPLNGTRSIRELYELASTNYSGKYTVPVLWDKKLKTIVNNESSEIIRMFNTEFNDIAENPSLDLYPPHLQAQIDKINDWIYSGINNGVYKCGFAKKQEPYDEAVKNLYEALDKCEEILSKQRFLCGNTLTESDIRLFVTLIRFDEVYAVHFKCNKKLLREYPNLFNYTKEIFQIPGMSSTVHVEHIKKHYYGSHPSINPFGIIPQGPDVDYSAPHDRERFSS